A region from the Terriglobales bacterium genome encodes:
- a CDS encoding ABC transporter permease, whose amino-acid sequence MVHDLFQQAYAAMRHDRRRTALTMLGMAWGIATVVLLLAYGAGFGRAIQAIFANFGTNVIIAVPGRTAQQAGGLKAGTEIKFTLDDVEKLQAAVPLIRHISPEVGKQAQVQHDVRSYQMPISGDYANIVRIRKLDVADGRFFNEQDEQQRARVAVLGSEAKTRLFSGQYALGESIRVNGIAFTVVGVLAPKMQEGDDNINRQIYVPFAVMGDLKDTHYIESIWMNYEGDHKAVAKGVKNALATMHNFKPDDKRAVMMFDLMDQVNQFEIITAGLQVLLGFIGMLTLGIGGVGLMNIMLVAVTQRTREIGVEKALGARKRHILFQFLAEALTITAAGGAAGIVIAYLVSWSVGPLTLYSAIAKNAEAADIRLIINPGNLVVSTMILGFVGLISGMLPAIRAANMDPIEALRYE is encoded by the coding sequence GTGGTCCACGATCTGTTCCAACAGGCCTATGCCGCCATGCGGCACGATCGCCGGCGCACGGCGCTCACCATGCTCGGCATGGCGTGGGGTATCGCCACGGTGGTGCTGTTGCTGGCCTACGGCGCCGGATTCGGACGCGCGATCCAGGCCATCTTCGCCAACTTCGGCACCAACGTCATCATCGCGGTGCCCGGACGCACGGCCCAGCAGGCCGGCGGGCTGAAGGCCGGCACCGAAATCAAGTTCACGCTCGACGACGTGGAGAAGCTGCAGGCGGCCGTGCCGCTCATCCGGCACATCTCTCCGGAAGTCGGCAAGCAGGCGCAGGTGCAGCACGACGTGCGCTCCTACCAGATGCCGATTTCGGGCGATTACGCGAACATCGTCCGCATCCGCAAGCTGGACGTGGCCGACGGCCGCTTCTTCAACGAGCAGGACGAGCAGCAGCGCGCCCGCGTGGCCGTGCTCGGCTCGGAGGCGAAGACCAGGCTGTTCAGCGGCCAGTACGCGCTCGGCGAAAGCATCCGCGTGAACGGCATCGCGTTCACCGTGGTTGGCGTGCTCGCGCCCAAGATGCAGGAGGGCGACGACAACATCAACAGGCAGATTTACGTCCCGTTCGCCGTGATGGGCGACCTGAAGGACACGCACTACATCGAGTCCATCTGGATGAACTACGAGGGCGACCACAAGGCGGTCGCCAAGGGCGTGAAGAACGCGCTGGCCACCATGCACAACTTCAAGCCCGACGACAAGCGCGCCGTCATGATGTTCGACCTGATGGACCAGGTGAACCAGTTCGAGATCATCACCGCGGGTTTGCAGGTCCTGCTGGGCTTCATCGGCATGCTCACGCTGGGCATCGGCGGCGTGGGCCTGATGAACATCATGCTGGTGGCGGTCACGCAGCGCACGCGCGAAATCGGCGTGGAGAAAGCGCTGGGCGCGCGCAAGCGGCATATCCTCTTCCAGTTCCTCGCCGAGGCGCTGACCATCACGGCGGCCGGCGGCGCAGCCGGCATCGTGATCGCCTACCTGGTTTCGTGGAGCGTGGGACCGCTGACGCTCTACAGCGCCATCGCCAAGAACGCCGAGGCGGCCGACATACGGTTGATCATCAACCCCGGTAACCTCGTGGTCTCCACCATGATTCTCGGCTTCGTCGGGCTGATCAGCGGCATGCTGCCGGCCATCCGCGCGGCCAACATGGACCCGATCGAGGCGCTGCGGTACGAGTAA
- a CDS encoding ABC transporter permease encodes MMLDIVRQVLRTLWAHKLRSFLTMFGIAWGVGSLLLLVGLGEGFRSGNERELNTIGKDIMFIFPGRTPAVPGQPNSARQYFLTFDDYEAIKAQAKTLRAVAPVLSRTDVRSVSEFANSNGQVFGVPPSYNQIRYLPTGEGRWFNDADNAERRNVAVLAWEMRNNLFPGRPALGSTILMNGVRFEVIGIIKSVGRGDTNMTNQRVFIPLDTMRQLFPLKKEQEKDAVSFINYQPITREMHDAARQEVRKIIAQRHGFDASDPDAFEDWDTVKSAETVGQIFTAMDMFLGGVGVVTLTLGAIGIINIMLVSVTERTREIGLLKALGATNRSVLLQFFFEGLFLTLLSGGIGMGVAAGFMGWMHTLPSPPGFDPPTLVPASAALAIGTLTVAGVVAGLYPARRAAMLQPVEALRKE; translated from the coding sequence TGCGTTCGTTCCTGACCATGTTCGGGATCGCGTGGGGCGTGGGTTCGCTGCTGCTGCTGGTCGGGCTGGGCGAGGGCTTTCGCAGCGGCAACGAGCGGGAGCTGAACACCATCGGCAAAGACATCATGTTCATCTTCCCGGGACGCACGCCAGCGGTTCCGGGACAGCCGAATTCCGCGCGGCAGTATTTCCTCACCTTCGACGACTACGAAGCCATCAAGGCCCAGGCCAAGACGCTGCGCGCCGTGGCGCCGGTGCTGAGCCGCACCGATGTGCGCTCGGTCAGCGAGTTCGCCAACAGCAACGGGCAGGTGTTCGGCGTGCCGCCCAGCTACAACCAGATCCGCTATCTGCCCACCGGCGAAGGCCGCTGGTTCAACGACGCCGACAACGCCGAGCGGCGCAACGTGGCCGTGCTGGCGTGGGAGATGCGCAACAACCTGTTTCCCGGGCGTCCGGCCCTGGGCTCCACGATTCTCATGAATGGTGTGCGCTTTGAGGTGATCGGCATCATCAAGTCCGTCGGCCGCGGCGACACCAACATGACCAACCAGCGCGTGTTCATCCCGCTGGACACCATGCGCCAGCTTTTTCCGCTGAAGAAAGAGCAGGAGAAGGACGCGGTTTCCTTCATCAACTACCAGCCGATCACCCGCGAGATGCACGACGCGGCCCGGCAGGAAGTGCGCAAGATCATCGCGCAGCGCCACGGCTTCGACGCCAGCGACCCCGACGCCTTCGAAGACTGGGACACGGTGAAGAGCGCCGAGACAGTGGGCCAGATCTTCACCGCCATGGACATGTTCCTGGGCGGCGTGGGCGTGGTGACGCTCACGCTGGGCGCCATCGGGATCATCAACATCATGCTGGTGTCGGTGACCGAGCGCACCCGCGAAATCGGACTGCTCAAGGCGCTCGGCGCCACCAACCGCAGCGTGCTGCTGCAATTTTTCTTCGAGGGCCTGTTCCTCACGCTGCTGAGCGGCGGGATCGGGATGGGCGTGGCCGCGGGATTCATGGGCTGGATGCACACGCTGCCTTCGCCTCCGGGGTTCGATCCGCCAACTCTGGTGCCGGCATCGGCGGCGCTGGCCATCGGCACTTTGACAGTGGCCGGCGTGGTGGCCGGCCTGTATCCGGCGCGGCGCGCGGCCATGCTCCAGCCGGTGGAAGCCCTGAGGAAGGAGTAA